The following is a genomic window from Opitutus sp. GAS368.
TCCCCCGCCGTCCGCCGTATCGCCGCCGAAACCGGCATCGATCCCGCTTCCGTCGCCGGCTCCGGCAAGGCCGGCCGTGTCACCAAGGGTGACATGCTCGCTGTCGGCGAAAAACCCGCCGCTCCCGCTCCTGTTCCGGCCGCGGCGCCGGCGCCGAAGCCCGCCCCCGCCCCGGTCGCGACCGGCGAGCGTCAGACCCGCGTGAAGATGACCAAGCTGCGCCAGACCATCGCCAGCCGCCTCGTCTCCGCCCAGCACGAGGCCGCCATGCTCACGACCTTCAACGAGGTCGACATGTCCGCGGTCATGGACCTGCGCAAAAAATACCAGGACGACTTTGTGAAGAAGAACGGCGTGAAGCTCGGCTTCATGAGCTTCTTCACCAAGGCCGTCGTCCACGCTCTCCGCGAAGTGCCGGCCGTCAACGCCCGCATCGACGGCGATACCATCGTCCAGAACCACTACTTCGACGTCAGCATGGCGGTCTCGACCGAGAAGGGCCTCATGGTCCCGGTCATCCGCAACTGCGACACGCTCGGCATGGCCGACATCGAGAAGGCCATCGGCGAGGCCGCCAAGAAGGCCCGCGACGGCAAGATCACCCTCGCCGACCTCGAGGGCGGCGTCTTCACCATCACCAACGGCGGCATCTTCGGCTCGATGCTCTCGACCCCCATCCTCAACGCCCCGCAGAGCGCCATCCTCGGGCTGCACGCCATCAACGAGCGCCCGGTCGCTGTCAACGGCCAGGTCGTCATCCGCCCGATGATGTATCTCGCCCTCAGCTACGACCACCGCCTCGTCGACGGCAAGGAGGCCGTCACGTTCCTCGTCAAGGTCAAGCAGGCCATCGAGGATCCCGCCCGCATCCTGATCGGTGCCTAACCAAATCGTTCTCTTTCTCGTTCTCCTGATCGTTCTCTCTCCTGAACGATCCCGAGAAAGAGAATGAGTAAGAGAACGAGAACGATTCAAACCATGGACTCCTACGATGTCGTCATCATCGGCGCCGGCCCCGGCGGTTACGTGTGCGCCTTCCGCGCCGCTCAGCTCGGCCTCAAGGTCGCGCTCATCGAGAAACGCGCCACCCTCGGCGGCACCTGCCTCAACGTCGGCTGCATCCCGAGCAAGGCCCTGCTCCACTCCTCGGAACACGTCGCCTTCGCCAAGATCCACGCCGCCGCCCATGGCATCAAGCTCGGCTCGGTCGAGATCGACCTCCCGACGATGCTGAAGCGCAAGGACGAGGTTGTCGCCAAGAACACCGGTGGTCTGACCCTGCTGGCCAAGGCCCGCAAGGTCACCGTTCTCACCGGCGAAGCCGCTTTCACCTCCGCCACCACCGTCGCCGTCAAGGGCGAGAAGGGCGTGACCGAAGTGACGGCCAAGAACATCGTCATCGCCACCGGTTCCGCGCCGGTCGAGTTGCCGTTCATGAAGTTCGACGGCAAGATCGTCGTCTCGAGCGACCACGCCATCGCGTTTCCCGAGGTGCCGAAGAAGCTCATCGTGGTCGGCGGCGGCGTCATCGGCGTCGAGCTGGGCTCGGTCTGGTCGCGCCTCGGCGCCGACGTGACCGTCGTCGAGTTCCTGCCGAAGATCATCGCCACCTACGACGACGACATCGTCCGCAATTTCACGCGCCTCATGCAGAAGCAGGGCCTCAAGATCGAGGTCGGCGCCAAGGTCACCGGTTTCGCCAAGGGTGTCCTGACGGCCGAGCGCGGCACCGAGAAGCTCTCCTTCCCCGCCGACAAGGTCCTCGTGGCCGTCGGCCGCCGCCCCTACACCGATTCGCTCGGCCTCGACAAGGCCGGCGTCGAACTCGACGAGAAGAAGCGCGTCAAGGTGGACACCCATCTCCGCACCACCGCCAAGAACATCTGGGCCATCGGTGACGTCGTCGCCGGCCCGATGCTCGCGCACAAGGCCGAGGAGGACGGCGCCGCCGTCGCCGAGTGGATCGCCGGCAAGGCCGGCCATGTGAATTGGGATCTCGTTCCCGCCATCGTTTACACGCACCCCGAGGTCGCCAGCGTCGGCCTCGGCGAGGATGCGGCCAAGGCCCAGGGCATCGCGGTCAACATCGGCAAGTTCAACTTCGCCGCCAACGGCCGCGCCATCGCCGCCGATGCCACGGACGGCTACGTGAAGATCATCGCTGATGCCAAGACGGACAAGATCCTCGGCGCGCAGATCCTGGGCGCCAACGCCGGCGAGCTTATCTCGGAAATCGTCACCCACATGGAATACGGCGGCAGCGCCGAGGACCTCGGCCGCACGATCCACGCCCATCCCACGATGAGCGAGGCGATCAAGGAAGCCGGCCTCGCCGTCAGCAAAAGCGCCATCCACGGCATGTAACCGTGATGGCGCAGGCTCCTTCCGGCGCCTTTCTCGCGGGCGATGCCTTTCTTGCGGCCGCTTACCTTTCCTCCTCGATCAAGACCACCTTGCCTTCACTGAACATGACCTTGAAGTGGTCGCGCGCCCGGCGGTTCGGAAAGTCGGCGTAATAGGCGTAGGGTCCGCCCCAGAATCCGCGATGATACCAGCCGCGGTAGAGAAGCATGCCCTCATCGGTTTCGTAATCCACGTAGTGCCAGGTGACCGTCTTGCCGTGGACCGAGGTCCGGTCGGTGATGCGGTCGGGCACGCCCAAGGCCAGCTGGACCAGACTCTCGTCAAAGCCGATGCCTACCTTGCCTTGCTTGATGAGACTCTGTTGCTCCGGCGTGGCCCGGTCGAACGCCGCCGGATTCTGGCTGATACGGGTTGCCGGAGTGGAGCAACCGGCGAGAACAAATCCGGCCGCAAGGGCCAGGGTGCAAACGAGTGTTTTCATAGGATTCCTTGATTGAGTGTTATCCATTTTGACGGATTTCACCAGCGGCCGTTACGGGGACTTCGTAACGGAATGGAAGGGAATCATCCGCGCCGGCCCGGCCACGGCCCTCGCGGCGGCATATCGCGCTTGCCGCCCGCCCGCAGATGCATTCCCTCCCGACATCCGTGAAGAAACTCATCCTCTGGGACATTGACGGCACGATCATCGTCTCGCACGGCGCGGGCGTGCGGGCCATGGAGAAGGCGCTCACCAAGCGCTTCGGCGTGACTTGTGACCTCGGCCGGATCGACTGGGCCGGCCGCACGGACAGCTGGATCACCGGCGAGGTTTTCCGGCACGTCGGCCTGCCCGATACGCCGCAGAACTCCCACGACTACCTGGAGACCTACCTCGAGCTGCTGCCGCAGGAGCTGCGCGACGGCAAACAGGGCCAGGTGCTGCCCGGCGTGCTGGAACTGCTGGAGAGACTGCATCACCGCCAGGACCTCGCCCAGGGCCTGCTGACCGGCAACCTGCGCCGCGGCGCGGAGTTCAAGCTCACCCACTACAAAGTCTGGCACTACTTTGAGTTCGGCGCTTTCGCCGACGACAGCCCGCGGCGCAACGATCTCGGCCCGCACGCCCTGCGCCGCGCCAAGGAGCGCCATGCCGTGGAGTTCGACCCCGCCAACACCTTCATCATCGGCGATACCCCGCACGACATCGAGTGCGGTCAGGTCATCGGGGCGCGGACGATTGGCGTGGCCACCGGCCGTTTCAGCGTGGCCGAACTGGCCGCGCATGCGCCCACCGCCGTATTCGCCAATTTCGCCGACACGGCGGCGTTCCTGCGGGTGATCGACGCGGATTGATTTGTAGGGTCGCTGCTTGCGGCAACCTCCTGCACGAGGTCGGCGCAAGCGCCGACCCTACATGCTTAAACTAGCGCTTCACGTATTCGATGGCGGTCACCTTGCCGTCGCGGAACTCGACGCGCATTTTCTCCTCGGGATCGTAGCCGCCGGTGGAAGAGCTCACCCCGACGCTGGTGGCCGAGTGGCGGCCGAACGAGCCCACGCCGATGCCAAAGCTGAAGCGCGGACCGTTGTCATGATAGATCCAGATCTCGGCCGTGCCCGTCTCTGACTGGTGGGTGAATTGCCGCGCCGGCTCGCCCAGGGCGAGGAGCACCATTTCGGGCGTGAAGCCGACGTCGACTTCGCCGGCGCGGATCTTCTGCTGCACGGCGGAGGGGTATTGGTTGAAGGCCGCCTGGCTCCGGGCGATGCGGGAGTCGGGGGTGGATGAACAAGCCGCCAGCAGGGCGGCCGAAACGAGACATACGGCGAGGAGCAGGGGGCGCATGGCGGGATTTTGGTTTGCGGAAGGCAAAGGTGGCCGGAATAACGACAGTCGCAACCCAACCGTGTTCGGTTTTCCTAAAGACGTTATGAAAAAATTCACCATTGCCATCGGCTCCGATCACGCCGGCTTTGCTTACAAGGAGAAGATCAAGGCCCAGCTGCTCGCCGAGGGGCATACCGTGAAGGACTGCGGCACCAACTCGGATGCGCCGTGCGATTACCCGGACTTCATCCGGCCGGTCGCCGAGGCGGTCGCCCGGGGTGACGTCGAGCGCGGCATTGTGCTGGGCGGCTCGGGCAACGGCGAGGCCATCGTCGCGAACCGCGTGAAGGGCGTGCGCTGCGGCCTCTGTTGGAACGAACAGGTCGCGATCTGGAATCGCTCGCACAACGACGGTAACTGTCTTTCGATCGGTCAGCGCACGGTCAGCGAAGAAGAAGCGCTGAAGATCGTCAAAGTCTGGCTTTCAACCGCTTTTGAAGGCGGCCGGCATCTCGCCCGGATTCAGAAAATCGATCAGGCTTGATTTCTGTTGTATGAGTCTGCTTGCAGGCGATCAGACGCAATTGCTTGAAGCACATCAATATCGCCTGTAAATAGGCTCCTACATTGCAGTTCCAATTATTTGCTTTGACATAGTAATATATCGCATCAAAGTAATTTTCATGGGAACGAGGCATCGCGGCACAATCGAAGAGATCAATGCGCTCAATGCATTCATCAAACTGCAGCGTGCCGGTGAGTCCGTTTCCGCCCGAGTGCACGCCGTTCTGCCCGAAGGATTGACCGTCACCCAGTTCGGCGTGCTCGAGGCGCTCCATCACATCGGACCGCTCTGCCAGAGCGAGCTCGCCGAGAAACTACTCAAGAGCGGCGGCAATCTCACTCTGGTGGTGGATAACCTGGAGAAGGCCGGCTATGTCGGCCGCGAGCGCGATCCGGCCGACCGCCGGTTCGTCGTGGTGAAGCTCACGACTAAGGGCGAGGCCTTCATCGCCGCGCTCTTCCCCAAGGTCGTCGCCAACGTGACCCGCGAGATGAGCGCCCTTTCCGGCACTGAACTCTCCGACCTCGGCCGACTCTGCAAAAAGATCGGTCTCCGCGGCTGATTTGCTTTTTCTTAATCTATATTTTAACATCAAAGCTTATGAACGCACAAGTTACCGGACTCCATCACATCACCGCCATCGCGTCTGACCCGCGTCAGAATCTCGATTTCTACACCCGCGCCCTCGGGCTGCGCTTCGTGAAGAAGTCCGTGAACCAAGACGACCCGGGCACCTACCATCTCTACTACGGAGACTACGCCGCCTCGCCCGGCACCATCCTGACCTTCTTCCCTTGGGCCGGGCTGCGCCGCGGTCGTCCGGGCACCGGTCAGGCCTACGCCACGGCTTTCTCCGTGCCGGCCGGCTCCCTGCCCTTCTGGCAGGAACGCTTCGAGAAGCTCGGCGTGAAATATCAAGCCGTCGAAAAGCGTTTCGCCGACGAAGTGCTGCCGCTCACTGATCCCGACGGCCTGCGCCTTGAACTGGTCGCCACCAGCGAAGCGGACGCGCGCCCCGCGACTCCCGCGAAGGATGTCCCCGCCGAGTTCGCCATCCGCGGTTTCCACGGCTCGACGCTGGCACTCGCTGACGCCGCCGCCACCGAACAAGTGCTCACCGGCAGCATGGGCTACAAGCTCGCCGGCCAATCGGGACATCGCGCCCGCTACTCCGCCGGCCGCGGCGGCCCCGGCACCTATGTGGACCTGCTAACGGATCCCGCCCTGCCCCGCGGTCTGAACGGCGCCGGCACGATTCACCACGTCGCGTTCCGTGTGCCGGATTCCGCCACCGAGGTCGCAGCGCGCGACATCCTGCTCAAGGACGGGCTGCATGTCAGCCCGGTCATCGATCGCGCCTACTTCAAGTCCATCTACTATCGTGAGCCGGCCGGCGTGCTCTTCGAGATCGCCACCGACGGCCCGGGCTTCGCCATCGACGAACCGCTCGACCAGCTCGGCACGACCCTTGGCCTGCCCCCGCACCTTGAACCGCATCGCGCCGAGATCGAGGCCGCGCTGCCCAAACTCAACTAACATGTCCTCCCTCTCCTATCTTCACCGTTTCGAAGCCGGCACGGATCCGTCCGCACCGCCGCTGCTCCTGCTCCACGGCACGGGCGGCGACGAAAACGACCTCATCCCGCTCGGACAGAAAATCTCCCCGGGCTCGGCCCTGTTGAGCCCGCGCGGCGACGTGAGCGAACACGGCGCCCGGCGCTTTTTCGCGCGGCTGGCTGAGGGCGTCTTCGACCCCGCCGAAATCACGCGGCGCACCCATGCGCTCGCCGACTTCATCGCCGCGGCGGCGAAACACTACCGCCTGGACCTGACCACGCTCACCGCCGTCGGCTTCTCCAACGGCGCGAACATCGCCGCCACGCTCCTGCTGTTGCGCCCGGAAACGCTCGGCGCCGCCGTGCTCCTGCGGCCGATGGTCGTGCTCGAACCAAAGCTGCTGCCCGGCCTGGGCGGCAAGCGCGTGTTCATCTCGTCCGGCACCGTCGATCCCATCGTGCCCGCCGACCATCCGGGCCGCCTGGCCCAGCTGCTC
Proteins encoded in this region:
- the lpdA gene encoding dihydrolipoyl dehydrogenase, which encodes MDSYDVVIIGAGPGGYVCAFRAAQLGLKVALIEKRATLGGTCLNVGCIPSKALLHSSEHVAFAKIHAAAHGIKLGSVEIDLPTMLKRKDEVVAKNTGGLTLLAKARKVTVLTGEAAFTSATTVAVKGEKGVTEVTAKNIVIATGSAPVELPFMKFDGKIVVSSDHAIAFPEVPKKLIVVGGGVIGVELGSVWSRLGADVTVVEFLPKIIATYDDDIVRNFTRLMQKQGLKIEVGAKVTGFAKGVLTAERGTEKLSFPADKVLVAVGRRPYTDSLGLDKAGVELDEKKRVKVDTHLRTTAKNIWAIGDVVAGPMLAHKAEEDGAAVAEWIAGKAGHVNWDLVPAIVYTHPEVASVGLGEDAAKAQGIAVNIGKFNFAANGRAIAADATDGYVKIIADAKTDKILGAQILGANAGELISEIVTHMEYGGSAEDLGRTIHAHPTMSEAIKEAGLAVSKSAIHGM
- the rpiB gene encoding ribose 5-phosphate isomerase B; the protein is MKKFTIAIGSDHAGFAYKEKIKAQLLAEGHTVKDCGTNSDAPCDYPDFIRPVAEAVARGDVERGIVLGGSGNGEAIVANRVKGVRCGLCWNEQVAIWNRSHNDGNCLSIGQRTVSEEEALKIVKVWLSTAFEGGRHLARIQKIDQA
- the odhB gene encoding 2-oxoglutarate dehydrogenase complex dihydrolipoyllysine-residue succinyltransferase, giving the protein MAIEVKIPPMGESITSGVLSKWHVADGAVVKKDQPLFELETDKITSEGTAEVAGKITFKVTAGTEVKIGQIVASIDESASVAAPATAPSEASAKEGAPVAAKSAEQSPAVRRIAAETGIDPASVAGSGKAGRVTKGDMLAVGEKPAAPAPVPAAAPAPKPAPAPVATGERQTRVKMTKLRQTIASRLVSAQHEAAMLTTFNEVDMSAVMDLRKKYQDDFVKKNGVKLGFMSFFTKAVVHALREVPAVNARIDGDTIVQNHYFDVSMAVSTEKGLMVPVIRNCDTLGMADIEKAIGEAAKKARDGKITLADLEGGVFTITNGGIFGSMLSTPILNAPQSAILGLHAINERPVAVNGQVVIRPMMYLALSYDHRLVDGKEAVTFLVKVKQAIEDPARILIGA
- a CDS encoding ring-cleaving dioxygenase codes for the protein MNAQVTGLHHITAIASDPRQNLDFYTRALGLRFVKKSVNQDDPGTYHLYYGDYAASPGTILTFFPWAGLRRGRPGTGQAYATAFSVPAGSLPFWQERFEKLGVKYQAVEKRFADEVLPLTDPDGLRLELVATSEADARPATPAKDVPAEFAIRGFHGSTLALADAAATEQVLTGSMGYKLAGQSGHRARYSAGRGGPGTYVDLLTDPALPRGLNGAGTIHHVAFRVPDSATEVAARDILLKDGLHVSPVIDRAYFKSIYYREPAGVLFEIATDGPGFAIDEPLDQLGTTLGLPPHLEPHRAEIEAALPKLN
- a CDS encoding HAD family hydrolase, whose product is MKKLILWDIDGTIIVSHGAGVRAMEKALTKRFGVTCDLGRIDWAGRTDSWITGEVFRHVGLPDTPQNSHDYLETYLELLPQELRDGKQGQVLPGVLELLERLHHRQDLAQGLLTGNLRRGAEFKLTHYKVWHYFEFGAFADDSPRRNDLGPHALRRAKERHAVEFDPANTFIIGDTPHDIECGQVIGARTIGVATGRFSVAELAAHAPTAVFANFADTAAFLRVIDAD
- a CDS encoding MarR family transcriptional regulator, producing the protein MGTRHRGTIEEINALNAFIKLQRAGESVSARVHAVLPEGLTVTQFGVLEALHHIGPLCQSELAEKLLKSGGNLTLVVDNLEKAGYVGRERDPADRRFVVVKLTTKGEAFIAALFPKVVANVTREMSALSGTELSDLGRLCKKIGLRG
- a CDS encoding alpha/beta hydrolase, which encodes MSSLSYLHRFEAGTDPSAPPLLLLHGTGGDENDLIPLGQKISPGSALLSPRGDVSEHGARRFFARLAEGVFDPAEITRRTHALADFIAAAAKHYRLDLTTLTAVGFSNGANIAATLLLLRPETLGAAVLLRPMVVLEPKLLPGLGGKRVFISSGTVDPIVPADHPGRLAQLLRRAGADVTLQTPAASHGLVPADFSGARDFLIR